The genomic DNA gatagagtaccacccttgcagtcaggaagacccgagttcaaatgtggcctcagacacttaataattgcctagctgtgtggccttgggcaagctacttaactccattgccttgcaaaaaaaataaattaaaaaaaaaagaataaatgaaagaccTAGATTTCAGGCTCAACAAATCAATTGAATAAATACAGTGTGGGGTGTGGAAAGATCCTGTCTCAACAGGAACTAGGGCTAGAGGCAAGAACTGGGAGTAGTTTGTGATCTGCATACCCCGTAAGTCAACAGTGTGATggcttcctgaaaaaaaaaatcaatatagccTTAGTTTACATTGATAGGGGAGGAATACTGTGTCAGAAAAAGGAAAGGgtcaccccaccaccaccccagCTCAGCTGATGTCCTGCCCTGGTCAGGCCACATTTGAAACACCTTTTTTTCAGTTCTGGGCAAGTCATGGTAAGACAACCACTGACAACTACAAGGAGACAAAGAGGATGTTGGGCCTCTAGAAGAAAGAAGACATGAACACCATCTTTGGATATCTGAAGGGAAGCAGATAAGTATAGTAAGTAGACAGaatactgatcttggagtcaggaagaccagtcTTGGACTCTAACAAGCTATGTGACTCCCAGGCAAGTTAACTAATCTCTTTAaggctcagtttctccatctttaagTAGTATGACATTAACAGCATCTCCATCAAAGGCTTGTTTTGCACGTCAAATGAGCTAATGTAgataaattgctttgcaaaccttactCTATCGatatcattttctagatgagggaGCAGATTTATTCCGTCTGGCTCTGAAGGTCAAAACCAAGACAATCTGTTAGACATATTTTTAGCTCTATCACAGTTAAGAACTTCTTAATAAGTTTAGAGctgtgaaaaaaagtgaaatggactCCCTATCCCTGGAGGTGTCACAGCTGAGCCTCCACTACCCATAAAGAATGCTTTAGAAGGGATTCCTGCATCTGGCAGAAGTTGGTCAGACAAAAATGACCTGTTAGGTCATTCTAAAATCCTTATATGAGTCTATGGCTTAACTTCCTCATGACTGGAATAAATATATTTAGAGCAAAGTTATGTgtgttaggttttttttcccttactaAGTTTAAATGGCACACAtaaattattgatattatttttagaGATCAAtttaagccaaaaaaaaatccctcaataACATGGACAtgtagaaaaagcaaaagaataaacaGGAGATTTGGGTCCTAAATCTGATCCATAACTACTCCttgactctgtttcctcatctgaaaaatgggaagtTAGACTAGAAATTTACCCAGGTGcctgaacttatttttaaaactattttgataactgtatttcaacatAACTAGTTTCTCTTGTAATCCCACATATTTAatttatgcctttaaaaacatAATTGTGAAAAAGGGTTCACTAGACTGCCAACAGGGATCATGACacagaaaaaggttaaaaaagctCTGGTCTAGATGATCTGTTGGGTTCACTCTATTtctgaaatattaaaatttctctaatttGTATTATTATAAGGAGAATCACAATTCCTACATGTAAATAGAAGTAGGATTTGATGTAATTCTCCttataataatgacaattactaaaatttctctaattttcattattaagagaatctcttttattttaagaaGAATTCCAACTAAAATTTTCCTAGTTCTCCttattagaagaaattgttgtgATTTTCCTTATAGCAATGACAACTGAGGAAATTTTAGTAATTCTCACAAATATCATGAGACCCATTTGAGGTCTGAGTTTTGTCCTACCAAGGAACTTTCATGACTCAGAGAGAGTGAGGCAGACCACTTTGGGCAACTTTGCCTCACTGTAATTCAATTcactcacaagtcaagacattagcCTTGATGTCtctgatcctctttgaaaatgagagATGATAAACACCAATCAGAgatccatttaaaaaaagatgtgagATGATTTTTCACAGAGTCAGAGAGTTAACAGTGTCTGAGAGagatacttgaactcaggtcttcctgagtccaagttcagcactctatccacagaAGCATCTAGCTGCCTTAGAAAGGTGAAGGGTAGGATATGAATCCAGTTCCTCCCTCAAAGTTGAGCACCCCATCTACTTTACTTATGAACAAAgggaatctgaaaaaaaatcccaTGTGAAAAGTGTGCTACAGGAAAGATAGGAAGATTACTCAACTGCCCttgatttttacagatgagtacaCTGAGGCCCAGGAGATGTGGCATGGCCATGGATGATAGGGAATGAACTTTAATTCAAACCGTAATATGgacaataaagaagaaattgatgTAGGATTCTAATATGCATCTTCCAAACACTGCCCTTCCCAACCACATCCCACTTTTATCTTCATGTTTGACgatgaaaagaaaagcagaaattccTCTCTgacccttcccttcttccttttgtcctcttctccttttcccagaacccttcttcctctcccttcaaAGACAGGGAAAAGGCAGGTGTAGCGGGAAGTGAATGTGTTCCAAAAGGTGGGGAAGCCAGGAGCTGATGCTCAGCAGGCGGCTGATAGTAAGAGAGGAATTAGAACAGAAAGATGTGGGATTCACCATGCTATAAACTACAGGGATCCTGGAGAATCTGGCATTCAAATCCCGTTCTGATACGCCCTAGCCTCAAGGGCTCTGAGCTTCAGGTTgttcatcagtaaaataggatTCACCAACCACCAGAACCGTCCCCACCACAGCAGAGCCGTCCTGCAAGGTAGGGAGGGACTGTTTTCAGTTTTGATCTTTCCCACTCTAAAGCCTAACTTTTGGGTAGAGCTGGCCCACAGGAAGCACTTAATAAGCGCTTGCTGAATTGGATGGCAAACTTGAAAGGTGATGGAAATATCAGGTGTTTCTATTGTCTTCACAGAGAAGGAGCAGGTGAGATCACTATGGCAGCAGCTGAGCTCTGGCTtcgagaggaaagagaagaattgaGCCAACACATTTCAGCTTTACATCTACCCCAACACAATGCTCTGTACACAGgagaggcttaataaatatttggcgAATGAACGAATGTTCGAAAACCCGGTTACCCAGGTGCTGAGGATTACAAACATGTGTCTAaagttaaaagtttaaaaaaaagctgaaaatccCTTACTATTTTTAGAACTGTTCCTTAAAGATAAGAGAGATTgctgtaaatcttaaaatgttacttctcttttatttccttgacCCACTGGAAGGAAAAGGGGGTGGAGGACGGGACtaagaaacaacagaaaaaggagCGAGTTTAGACATTTTCGGAATCAATTTGATTTGACGCTGCATTTGATGCGGCTACTCTTTCAAACAGGGACCCAGAATAACACTAGTTAACGCGAGCAGGAGCTGCTTCAAGGTTCGTTCACAAGCGGAGGTGGGTGATCCGCGTCTATacacggtggggggggggggggcgttaaATGGTTCTTTGAATGACCTTCGAAGCGAGGGGAGGGGAGCCACCAAGAAAACAATTCGTTTTCATTCATCGTTTCGGAACGCGAGTCATTCTTCATTCTGGCTGCTAGCATGGAAGCTGTGAACAAATGCGCCCGAGCTGCATGCGGGCTTAGAGGGGAGTGCTGCACCTCCTAGCTCCTTAGGCTATTCGCTGTAAAAAGAAGGTTTTCATAGTTGTATTTCAGGAATGGGGAACATCGGCCCAAGGCTGTCACCGGGCACAGTTCTCCCGGCCGCCCCTCCGGAGGTCCCGGCTCTGAGCTCTACCAGCACAGAAGCTTCGCAGGCCCCGGGGTGCCAGAGGCGCAccgagggagggaggaggggtcCTGCCCGCCGCCGGGCTCCTGGCAGGCCCCGGGGTGCCAGAGGCGCAccgagggagggaggaggggtcCTGCCCGCCGCCGGGCTCCTGGCAGGCCCCGGGGTGCCAGAGGCGCAccgagggagggaggaggggtcCTGCCCGCCGCCGGGCTCCTGGCAGGCCCCGGGGTGCCAGAGGCGCAccgagggagggaggaggggtcCTGCCCGCCGCCGGGCTCCTGGCAGGCCCCGGGGTGCCAGAGGCGCAccgagggagggaggaggggtcCTGCCCGCCGCCGGGCTCCTGGCAGGCCCCGGGGTGCCAGAGCCGCAccgagggagggaggaggggtcCTGCCCGCCGCTGCCCGGCCgcaaggaaggaggagggggcgCGGCCCCGCGGCGCTCACCTGGTCGCGGCCGTCCGGCCGCTGGCGGCGCACGGAGAAGAAGAGGCCGAGCGGCAGCGAGGACAGGGCGGCGTAGAGCCAGAGGCCGGCCAGCAGCGCGGCGCGGCCGCGGGGCCCCGGGCCCTGCGCCGCGCTCTGCAGGCGCACGATGCTCACCACGCGCTCCAGGCTGAGGGCGGCCAGCGACAGCATGGTGACGCTGCCGCTCAGGCTCATCACGTAGACGAGCAGGTGGCAGGCCGGCTCGCCCAGCGGCCACTCGTCGGCCCAGCGCGCGGCCAGCACCGGCGGCACGGCCGTGATGAAGAGCAGGTCGGCGCCGAAGAGGTTGAGCACCAGGCAGGCCGTGGTGCCGCGGCGCCGCTGGCGGGCCAGCAGCCGGATGGCGCCCACGTTGGCCGCCAGGGACGCCGCGAACACCAGCGCCAGCGCCGCCGTCTCCACGGCGCTCAGGGCCAGCCGCCGCTCCCCGCTGAGCTCcgagaagaaggggaagaaggtgCGGTTGGCCGCGGGCGGCGGCATCGCGCCCCGAGACGTCCGTCCGGCCGCCGGCCGAGCCCGGCAGGAATGAGGAAGGGGGCGGGCCCGACATCGCCCCTCCTGCGGGCTCCCGGGGCCCCGGGGCCGGGACGAGGAAGTGCCTGGCGGGGCCGGGAGGGCCGGGGCGGGGAGCGGCGCCCGCTTCCCAGCTGTGGCCCAGGGGAGCCCCGCCAAGCCGCCCCCCGCCCCTCGGGCCAGCCCGGCCCTGGACTAAAGTCCACCTGCAGCTCGCGGCCTGGCGCCCGGGAGGCCCGGGTTCTGGGCCCCGCGGGGCTGTCGGGCACGAGGGAATCCGCGTCTGCCGGCTCCAAGGTGCTCTGCGTGGTCAGCCGTCATCGCTGCCGGCCGGCCGGCTCTGTGCCTCCTCCTCCCTTAAACACGAGGCCCTTCTGACTCTGAGTTTCACGAAAATCGCCAGTTCCCCTTGGCTTGGAAAGTCACCGTGCCTGGAATTGTCTCCATTCCCTAGAACCTTTCCCTGGCACAGCAAGCGCGACTTTCAGAGCTGTCCCGCGCGCCCTGGCTGCTGCgggcttccctccctccctccccttgtcTCTTTGGGGAGCTGCTTTGCCTCCATCCCGAGAACCTCCCCCCACGCCCATTTTTCACCTCCATCCCCACTCTCTCTAACGGGTCTGATTTTACTATTTACCTTTAAAGACTGACTCTGTTATCTGCCCACCGTCTCCCTTCTGTTTTCGAGTGTCTCCAGGTATGGCCTCATCTGTGTAACAAGTGGGTAGCTGCCGCGAGGCTGGGGCTGTCGCTGCCCAGTGACCTGTGCCTGTCTGCCCGGGTGCGGGCACATTGATGACAGGGTCTGTTCTGTGTGACCCAGGGCGGCATGGGGAGAATCCAGAACTGATTCCCGATGGAGAGGACGCCCGCAGGGGCGCATCGGGGTGAATGGTCCAA from Macrotis lagotis isolate mMagLag1 chromosome 4, bilby.v1.9.chrom.fasta, whole genome shotgun sequence includes the following:
- the FFAR4 gene encoding free fatty acid receptor 4, producing MPPPAANRTFFPFFSELSGERRLALSAVETAALALVFAASLAANVGAIRLLARQRRRGTTACLVLNLFGADLLFITAVPPVLAARWADEWPLGEPACHLLVYVMSLSGSVTMLSLAALSLERVVSIVRLQSAAQGPGPRGRAALLAGLWLYAALSSLPLGLFFSVRRQRPDGRDQEVQICTLVWPSIEGEVSWDVLFAILNFLVPGMVIVISYSKILQITKASRKRLNVNLAYSEDRHIRVSQQDYKLFRTLLVLMVSFFIMWSPIIITIFLILIQNFQQDLVIWPSLFFWIVVFTFANSAVNPILYSASHFQKEWWKVLFSCSSIPEKNGFATDTSVRRNDLSVVTT